In one window of Campylobacter coli DNA:
- a CDS encoding ferrous iron transport protein A translates to MTLNELKDGQSAIIKEIKAYKELHSRLLSFGFMKNKTLKKVHSSLKNATIMVEFESTCVILRSNEAETIQVEPL, encoded by the coding sequence ATGACTCTCAATGAATTAAAAGATGGACAAAGTGCGATTATAAAAGAAATTAAAGCTTATAAAGAACTTCATTCTAGGCTTTTAAGTTTTGGTTTTATGAAAAATAAAACATTAAAAAAAGTACACTCTTCTTTAAAAAATGCAACCATTATGGTGGAATTTGAAAGCACTTGCGTGATTTTAAGATCAAATGAAGCTGAAACTATACAAGTGGAACCCTTATGA